A single window of Streptomyces cathayae DNA harbors:
- a CDS encoding class I SAM-dependent methyltransferase has translation MRDFYENPAVPVASGPSRSLRQARMLAGALGPAGTGDARTILDIGCGDGSAAATAAPLLHGHRLVGVDWSQDALTRARTRLPYAVRGELTDGGLPFASGSADAVLFSEVLEHLVDPDAALEEIHRVLRPGGHLMLSTPNLAAWYNRALLLAGVQPVFSEVSLRGIHGRPGSEVVGHLRLYTARALREFVAASGFTVVRLEGAPFHGVPRPLRMLDRLACARPPLASILLLHARRS, from the coding sequence CTGCGCGACTTCTACGAGAACCCCGCCGTCCCCGTGGCCTCGGGCCCCTCCCGCAGCCTCCGCCAGGCCCGGATGCTGGCCGGGGCGCTCGGCCCGGCCGGGACCGGGGACGCACGGACGATCCTCGACATCGGCTGCGGCGACGGCTCCGCCGCGGCCACCGCCGCGCCTCTCCTGCACGGCCACCGGCTCGTCGGCGTCGACTGGTCCCAGGACGCCCTGACCCGGGCCCGCACCCGGCTGCCGTACGCGGTGCGCGGCGAACTCACCGACGGCGGACTGCCGTTCGCCTCCGGATCGGCCGACGCGGTGCTGTTCAGCGAGGTGCTCGAGCATCTCGTCGACCCGGACGCGGCCCTGGAGGAGATCCACCGGGTGCTGCGTCCCGGGGGCCATCTGATGCTGTCCACCCCCAATCTGGCCGCCTGGTACAACAGGGCGCTGCTGCTGGCCGGGGTGCAGCCGGTGTTCTCCGAGGTCAGCCTGCGCGGTATCCACGGCCGGCCGGGTTCGGAGGTGGTGGGGCACCTGCGGCTCTACACCGCCCGCGCGCTGCGGGAGTTCGTCGCCGCGTCCGGTTTCACCGTCGTACGCCTCGAAGGCGCCCCGTTCCACGGGGTGCCGCGTCCGCTGCGGATGCTGGACCGACTGGCCTGTGCCCGGCCACCGCTCGCGTCGATCCTGCTGCTGCACGCCCGTCGGTCGTAA
- a CDS encoding glycosyltransferase family 2 protein: MPEPDVTVVIGAYNAMPYLTRCLESVVSQSLGLDRLEVVAVDDGSTDGTGKELDRFAQEHPDAVRVVHQENSGGPSAPRNTGLELARGRYVIFVDADDYLGTEALERMLAVADEQGSDVVLGRVVGVNRASPKRVFTGNLPRADLFESRVWWTMSAHKLFRRKHVLDLGLRFPTHYRIGEDQMFVSRAYLAAEVISVVSDYDCYYLVRREDGGNITTSDRDMGGRLAFLKDICALVAEHVEAGPRRDHLLLRQFDIDLKSWSGPRLLELEHDEQLKHLATAKEIIDAWCTQGIIDKLPAILRLRYYLIAREMFEEALELLRFQADAGGRYEIVLDEGTAYAEYPYFRDLDTAVPDSCYDVSRQLKNVHHLADAQVEGTLLRLTGHAYVQRLDSTRTTTEVLLRERASSQEYRLPTARTASPQVPDDDQAGFTADIDLATAAGGSPLTPGLWDIHLVIHAGDMERRIRLGSRRADTIDTTTRPRIAVLAEQGPTVFTPYFTKPYGNLTIDIGETAHTLDKRVGAGEIRWAEKDSTLHVLGKLDVAALPDGLALLRMRSQTGDVRDFDLHASDGRFRAEVPVSTLTTGLWSAHLVLALADGPRTLSVPRSPQMSAVRWRRSLRRFQAVPQDDTDTLVLKVSRTSLLGGLRTHRGGH, from the coding sequence ATGCCTGAGCCCGACGTCACTGTTGTCATCGGCGCATACAACGCGATGCCGTATCTGACACGATGCCTGGAGTCCGTCGTCAGCCAGTCGCTGGGGCTCGACCGGCTGGAAGTCGTCGCGGTCGACGACGGCTCGACGGACGGGACCGGCAAGGAACTGGACCGGTTCGCTCAGGAACACCCCGACGCGGTGCGAGTGGTGCACCAGGAGAACTCCGGAGGCCCCTCCGCTCCCCGCAACACCGGCCTCGAACTGGCCAGAGGCCGCTATGTGATCTTCGTGGACGCCGACGACTACCTGGGCACCGAGGCGCTGGAGCGCATGCTCGCCGTCGCCGACGAACAAGGGTCGGACGTGGTCCTGGGCCGGGTGGTGGGGGTCAACCGAGCCTCTCCCAAGCGGGTGTTCACCGGAAACCTTCCCCGGGCCGACCTCTTCGAGTCGCGGGTGTGGTGGACGATGTCCGCCCACAAGCTCTTCCGTCGCAAGCACGTGCTGGATCTGGGGCTCCGGTTCCCCACCCACTACCGCATCGGCGAGGACCAGATGTTCGTCTCGCGGGCCTACCTGGCCGCCGAGGTGATCTCCGTGGTGTCCGACTACGACTGCTACTACCTGGTGCGGCGCGAAGACGGCGGCAACATCACCACATCCGACCGGGACATGGGCGGACGGCTGGCCTTCCTCAAGGACATCTGCGCCCTGGTCGCCGAACACGTCGAAGCCGGGCCTCGCCGTGACCACCTGCTGCTTCGCCAGTTCGACATCGACCTGAAGTCGTGGTCCGGCCCCCGGCTGCTGGAGCTCGAACATGACGAGCAGCTCAAGCACCTGGCAACTGCCAAGGAGATCATCGACGCATGGTGCACCCAGGGCATCATCGACAAGCTGCCCGCCATCCTCCGGCTGCGCTACTACCTGATCGCGCGGGAAATGTTCGAGGAGGCCCTGGAACTGCTGCGTTTCCAGGCCGATGCCGGCGGCCGGTACGAGATCGTGCTGGACGAAGGTACGGCGTACGCCGAGTACCCCTACTTCCGCGACCTCGACACGGCTGTGCCGGACAGTTGCTACGACGTCAGCCGCCAGCTGAAGAACGTTCACCACCTCGCCGACGCCCAGGTCGAGGGAACCCTGCTGCGGCTGACCGGTCACGCGTACGTCCAGCGGCTGGACAGCACGCGGACCACCACCGAAGTGCTGCTGCGCGAACGCGCCTCTTCGCAGGAGTACCGTCTGCCCACTGCCCGGACCGCGAGCCCCCAGGTCCCGGACGATGACCAGGCCGGCTTCACCGCCGACATCGACCTGGCCACCGCGGCCGGAGGCAGCCCGCTGACACCCGGCCTCTGGGACATCCACCTGGTGATCCACGCCGGCGACATGGAACGGCGAATACGCCTGGGCAGCCGCCGAGCCGACACCATCGACACCACGACACGCCCTCGCATCGCCGTACTCGCCGAGCAGGGCCCCACCGTCTTCACCCCCTACTTCACCAAGCCGTACGGCAACCTGACCATCGACATCGGCGAAACCGCCCACACCCTCGACAAGCGGGTCGGCGCCGGCGAAATCCGCTGGGCGGAGAAGGACAGCACGCTCCACGTCCTGGGGAAGCTGGACGTGGCCGCACTCCCTGACGGGCTCGCCCTGCTGCGGATGCGCAGCCAGACCGGTGACGTCCGCGACTTCGACCTTCATGCATCCGACGGCCGCTTCCGTGCCGAGGTACCGGTCAGCACGCTGACCACCGGGCTCTGGTCCGCCCACCTGGTCCTCGCGCTCGCCGACGGACCCCGCACCCTGTCCGTGCCACGGTCACCGCAGATGTCCGCCGTCCGCTGGCGCAGGAGCCTGCGCCGCTTCCAGGCCGTACCCCAGGACGACACCGACACCCTCGTACTGAAGGTCAGCCGCACAAGCCTGCTGGGCGGCCTGCGCACACACCGTGGCGGACACTGA
- a CDS encoding FkbM family methyltransferase, translated as MAAAARAVYPRFEPELARLAELCPPDCDTAVDVGGWYGPWTHRLARRARRVVTVEPVPHLARLLTASSPPNVRVVRAAASDRSGVARLWLPPDDGGDRGVSSLVRREIHGHALDVTCVTLDGLGLKGVGFIKIDVDGNESAVLRGATGVLARDRPALFVELESRIQPIAPVVTYLSLLGYDGWVLPAGSWVPLARFPLEAHQARVSHVASHGLLRRILPYGPLRGPRYVNSVLFLPDGRRPAAPPANDDDSRAFRETSS; from the coding sequence GTGGCCGCCGCGGCCCGCGCGGTCTATCCCCGCTTCGAGCCCGAACTGGCCCGGCTCGCCGAGCTGTGCCCACCGGACTGCGACACCGCCGTGGACGTCGGCGGCTGGTACGGCCCCTGGACGCACCGGCTGGCCCGGCGCGCCCGCCGCGTGGTGACCGTCGAACCGGTCCCCCACCTGGCCCGGCTGCTCACCGCCTCCTCCCCGCCGAACGTCCGCGTGGTCCGTGCCGCCGCCTCGGACCGCTCCGGCGTCGCCCGGCTGTGGCTCCCGCCGGACGACGGGGGCGACCGGGGCGTGTCGTCCCTGGTCCGCCGGGAGATCCACGGCCACGCCCTGGACGTCACCTGCGTCACGCTGGACGGACTGGGCCTGAAGGGCGTCGGCTTCATCAAGATCGACGTGGACGGCAACGAGTCGGCGGTGCTGCGCGGCGCCACCGGCGTCCTGGCCCGCGACCGCCCGGCGCTGTTCGTGGAGTTGGAGTCCCGCATCCAGCCGATCGCGCCCGTGGTGACGTATCTGTCCCTGCTGGGCTACGACGGCTGGGTGCTGCCCGCCGGCTCCTGGGTCCCGCTGGCCCGCTTCCCGCTGGAGGCCCACCAGGCCAGGGTCTCCCACGTCGCCTCGCACGGTCTGCTCCGCCGGATCCTGCCCTACGGCCCGCTGCGGGGCCCGCGCTACGTCAACTCGGTGCTGTTCCTCCCGGACGGCCGCCGCCCCGCAGCGCCCCCGGCGAACGACGACGACTCCCGCGCCTTCCGCGAAACGTCCTCCTAG
- a CDS encoding Trm112 family protein: MKPDDPLLRILACPLDKGPLHLLTTSAAAAGNGAVGGDLEEALYNPRLRRRYPVLDNIPQLLPSSGEQVSEEEHERLLARMSEGDMPDRDLSADHTGHPGAPGATP, translated from the coding sequence GTGAAGCCCGACGACCCGCTGCTGAGGATCCTGGCCTGCCCGCTCGACAAGGGCCCGCTGCACCTGCTCACCACCTCCGCCGCCGCGGCCGGGAACGGGGCCGTGGGCGGCGACCTCGAGGAGGCGCTCTACAACCCGCGCCTGCGCCGCCGCTACCCGGTCCTCGACAACATCCCGCAGTTGCTCCCGTCCTCCGGCGAACAGGTCTCGGAGGAGGAGCACGAGAGACTGCTCGCCCGTATGTCCGAGGGCGACATGCCGGACCGCGACCTGTCCGCAGACCACACCGGGCATCCCGGCGCCCCGGGGGCGACCCCGTGA
- a CDS encoding acyl-CoA synthetase, whose amino-acid sequence MPSLFPALTDAPADAPAAGRPALRFGERSLTYAELAAAAGAVVGGVREARRAAVWATPTLETAVAVTAALLAGVTVVPLNPRSGEKELGHILSDSTPDLVLAAPGEKLPAPLDGLARLDVDPADRAPGDRPLPEDRGRDEDPALVVYTSGTTGPPKGAVIPRRAIASTLDALADAWQWTGDDVLVHGLPLFHVHGLVLGVLGPLRRGGSVRHLGRFSTEGVTRELSGGATMLFGVPTMYHRVAEALPTEPELVKALAGARLLVSGSAALPVHDHERIAAATGRRVVERYGMTETLMLCSSRWTPPDPRPSVRADGEARPGTVGVPLPGVELRLVEEDGTPVTAYDGETVGEIQVRGPNLFTAYLNRPDATADAFTSDGWFRTGDMAVRDADGYVRIVGRKATDLIKSGGYKIGAGEIENALLEHPGVREAAVTGEPDADLGERIVAWIVPADHRTPPALGELADHVARRLAPHKRPRVLHLLAALPRNDMGKIMKRALHDG is encoded by the coding sequence GTGCCCTCTCTCTTCCCGGCCCTGACCGATGCCCCGGCCGACGCCCCGGCCGCCGGCCGGCCCGCCCTCCGGTTCGGCGAGCGCTCACTGACGTACGCGGAACTCGCCGCCGCGGCCGGCGCGGTGGTCGGCGGCGTACGGGAGGCGCGGCGGGCCGCCGTCTGGGCGACGCCGACCCTGGAGACGGCGGTCGCGGTCACCGCGGCACTGCTCGCCGGGGTGACCGTGGTGCCCCTGAACCCCCGGTCGGGCGAGAAGGAACTCGGCCACATCCTGTCCGACAGCACCCCGGACCTGGTGCTCGCCGCCCCCGGCGAGAAGCTCCCCGCCCCGCTGGACGGTCTGGCCCGCCTGGACGTCGACCCGGCCGACCGGGCCCCGGGCGACCGTCCCCTCCCCGAGGACCGGGGGCGGGACGAGGACCCGGCCCTGGTCGTCTACACCTCCGGCACCACCGGCCCGCCCAAGGGTGCCGTCATCCCCCGCCGCGCGATCGCCTCGACCCTGGACGCGCTCGCCGACGCCTGGCAGTGGACCGGCGACGACGTCCTGGTGCACGGGCTGCCGCTGTTCCACGTGCACGGGCTGGTCCTGGGCGTCCTGGGCCCGCTGCGCCGCGGCGGCTCGGTGCGTCACCTCGGCAGGTTCAGCACCGAGGGGGTGACCCGTGAACTGAGCGGCGGCGCGACCATGCTGTTCGGGGTGCCGACGATGTACCACCGCGTCGCGGAGGCGCTGCCCACCGAGCCGGAGCTGGTCAAGGCGCTGGCCGGGGCGCGGCTGCTGGTCTCGGGGTCGGCGGCGCTGCCCGTGCACGACCACGAGCGGATCGCGGCGGCGACCGGGCGCCGGGTCGTCGAGCGGTACGGCATGACCGAGACACTGATGCTGTGCTCGTCCCGGTGGACACCCCCGGACCCCCGGCCCAGCGTCCGCGCGGACGGCGAGGCCCGCCCCGGCACCGTGGGAGTGCCGCTGCCGGGTGTGGAGCTGCGCCTGGTGGAGGAGGACGGGACGCCGGTGACCGCGTACGACGGGGAGACCGTGGGCGAGATCCAGGTGCGCGGCCCGAACCTGTTCACCGCGTACCTGAACCGGCCGGACGCCACCGCGGACGCCTTCACCTCCGACGGCTGGTTCCGCACCGGTGACATGGCGGTGCGCGACGCCGACGGCTATGTCCGGATCGTCGGCCGCAAGGCCACCGACCTGATCAAGAGCGGGGGTTACAAGATCGGTGCCGGGGAGATCGAGAACGCGCTGCTGGAACACCCCGGGGTCCGGGAGGCGGCGGTGACCGGGGAGCCGGACGCCGACCTGGGCGAGCGGATCGTGGCGTGGATCGTCCCCGCCGACCACCGGACCCCGCCCGCCCTCGGGGAGTTGGCCGACCATGTCGCCCGCCGTCTGGCCCCGCACAAACGCCCCCGGGTGCTGCACCTCCTCGCCGCGCTCCCCCGCAACGACATGGGGAAGATCATGAAGCGGGCGCTGCACGACGGCTGA
- a CDS encoding DUF397 domain-containing protein: MEVARNVSRMVAVRDSEVPDGPILRLTPEAWTGFAASLK, translated from the coding sequence ATGGAGGTCGCCCGTAACGTCTCCCGCATGGTGGCCGTCCGTGACTCCGAGGTGCCCGACGGCCCGATACTCCGCCTCACCCCGGAAGCCTGGACAGGGTTCGCGGCGTCGTTGAAGTGA
- a CDS encoding rod shape-determining protein — translation MTASLEQLRRCHFAVDLGAARTRVYVKGAGLVVDQPSAAAVNTRSGALIAVGELAERMTGRTPNYIRVVRPVSGGTVVDIEMAQRMLRHLLGDRIRRTLRRRPGLRAAACTPHDADPLARRATIETLVGLGARRVELVDTLIAAAVGCGLPVEHPEATMILVCGAATTQVAVLSLGSIVTAERMPVGGDAVDNAIVQHLRHQHELMLPSQSVRPLQLALSGNGLTPHGPESTEIHGRDVATGLARSVKVDTAAVRHAIQTPLTAVLDGIGKVLRGCPPDLVADLADRGIMMVGGSALLPGLDQMLRQATGMPVHIAERPDVCAVQGLGAMLEGKIAPLTLNPLAT, via the coding sequence GTGACCGCCAGTCTGGAGCAGTTGCGCCGCTGCCACTTCGCCGTCGACCTGGGAGCGGCCCGTACCCGGGTCTACGTCAAGGGTGCCGGTCTCGTCGTCGACCAGCCGTCCGCCGCCGCCGTGAACACCCGCAGCGGTGCACTGATCGCGGTCGGGGAACTCGCGGAGCGGATGACTGGACGGACGCCGAACTACATCCGCGTCGTACGGCCCGTCTCCGGCGGCACCGTCGTCGACATCGAGATGGCGCAGCGGATGCTGCGGCATCTGCTGGGCGACCGGATCCGCCGCACGCTGCGCCGCCGACCGGGCCTGCGCGCCGCCGCCTGCACCCCGCACGACGCCGATCCGCTCGCCCGGCGCGCCACGATCGAGACCCTGGTGGGGCTGGGCGCGCGCCGGGTGGAGCTGGTCGACACGCTCATCGCCGCCGCCGTCGGCTGCGGGCTGCCGGTGGAACATCCCGAGGCGACCATGATCCTGGTGTGCGGGGCGGCGACCACGCAGGTGGCCGTGCTCTCCCTCGGGTCGATCGTGACGGCCGAGCGCATGCCGGTCGGTGGTGACGCCGTGGACAACGCCATCGTCCAGCACCTGCGCCACCAGCACGAACTGATGCTGCCGAGCCAGTCCGTACGGCCGTTGCAGCTGGCCCTGTCGGGCAACGGGCTCACCCCGCACGGGCCGGAGTCCACGGAGATCCACGGCCGGGACGTCGCCACCGGCCTGGCCCGCTCGGTCAAGGTCGACACGGCCGCCGTGCGGCACGCCATCCAGACCCCGCTGACCGCGGTGCTGGACGGGATCGGCAAGGTGCTGCGGGGCTGCCCGCCCGACCTGGTCGCCGACCTCGCCGACCGCGGGATCATGATGGTCGGCGGGAGCGCCCTGCTGCCGGGCCTGGACCAGATGCTGCGGCAGGCGACGGGCATGCCCGTGCACATCGCCGAGCGGCCGGACGTGTGCGCCGTCCAGGGCCTGGGCGCCATGCTCGAGGGCAAGATCGCCCCCCTGACCCTGAACCCCCTGGCCACCTGA
- a CDS encoding ANTAR domain-containing protein yields the protein MDADRALLTPRGELVRGCADTLAERLARLPARTARVDLDMSGVRFMDTAGLRFLDVLRDHGRRWSVPVTATRWNGQPRRLLELAGLDTTDPLRPPLRGGAPERAPMTEEEVERLRQAIAARPVIDRARGILMAAHGCSSEAAWHVLREAARLSGTGLRTVAAAVTTGAARTGPHPPEKVRKALATALAHHLP from the coding sequence ATGGACGCCGACCGGGCCCTGCTCACCCCCCGCGGCGAGCTCGTCCGGGGCTGTGCGGACACCCTCGCCGAGAGGCTGGCCCGGCTGCCCGCCCGCACGGCCCGGGTCGACCTGGACATGAGTGGGGTGCGCTTCATGGACACGGCGGGTCTGCGGTTCCTGGACGTGCTGCGCGACCACGGCCGCCGGTGGTCGGTGCCGGTCACGGCCACCCGCTGGAACGGTCAGCCGCGCCGCCTCCTGGAACTCGCCGGCCTGGACACCACCGACCCGCTGCGGCCCCCGCTCCGCGGCGGCGCTCCCGAGCGGGCGCCCATGACGGAGGAGGAGGTCGAGCGGCTCCGGCAGGCCATCGCCGCCCGGCCGGTGATCGACCGGGCCCGCGGGATCCTCATGGCCGCCCACGGGTGCAGCTCGGAAGCCGCCTGGCACGTCCTGCGCGAGGCGGCCCGGCTGTCCGGCACCGGGCTCCGCACGGTCGCCGCGGCCGTCACCACCGGCGCCGCCCGCACGGGCCCCCACCCTCCGGAGAAGGTACGGAAAGCCCTGGCCACGGCCCTCGCCCACCACCTGCCCTGA
- a CDS encoding DMT family transporter, translating to MAAALVSNVLYSGGFVLEKRALAALPEVTVHRPVRLLRLVLGSPLWIAGALSLAAGFGAQLVVYRTLPIAAAQGLFVSGLVLLVMLSARLLGERTTVRERYALGAVLLALLMVVLSLKEGGAGADTVGRDAPYPLILLVCVPSLAAGVWLYRYAERRARHPHRMPPTGVEYGVAVGLLYGVSSLAIKGVSSHLTTSGIGDALVDLLRSPYPYLLLFTGAFGLVLSQAALQRCRASLIVPVCTTVTCLYTAVLGTLSFGEELPDEPLRLALRVAGTVLAVAVLLVMPKHDTAPESPTPTQELTPP from the coding sequence GTGGCCGCCGCCCTGGTGTCGAACGTCCTGTACAGCGGCGGGTTCGTCCTGGAGAAGCGGGCGCTCGCCGCCCTGCCCGAGGTAACGGTTCACCGGCCGGTGCGGCTGCTGCGGCTGGTGCTCGGCAGCCCGCTGTGGATCGCCGGCGCGCTGTCCCTCGCCGCCGGTTTCGGCGCCCAGCTCGTCGTGTACCGGACCCTGCCGATCGCCGCCGCCCAGGGCCTGTTCGTCTCCGGCCTGGTGCTCCTGGTGATGCTGTCGGCGCGGCTGCTCGGCGAGCGGACCACCGTGCGGGAGCGGTACGCGCTGGGCGCCGTCCTGCTCGCGCTGCTGATGGTGGTGCTGTCGCTGAAGGAGGGCGGCGCGGGCGCCGACACCGTCGGCCGGGACGCGCCGTATCCGCTGATCCTGCTGGTGTGCGTGCCGTCGCTGGCGGCCGGGGTGTGGCTCTACCGGTACGCCGAGCGCCGCGCCCGGCACCCGCACCGGATGCCGCCCACCGGCGTCGAGTACGGGGTCGCCGTCGGCCTGCTCTACGGGGTCAGCTCACTCGCCATCAAGGGGGTGTCGAGCCATCTGACGACCAGCGGCATCGGCGACGCGCTGGTCGACCTGCTGCGCTCCCCCTACCCGTATCTGCTGCTGTTCACCGGCGCGTTCGGCCTGGTGCTGTCGCAGGCGGCGCTCCAGCGCTGCCGGGCCTCGCTGATCGTTCCGGTGTGCACGACCGTGACCTGCCTGTACACGGCGGTGCTCGGCACGCTGTCGTTCGGCGAGGAACTGCCCGACGAACCGCTGCGGCTGGCCCTGCGGGTGGCGGGCACGGTGCTCGCGGTCGCCGTACTGCTGGTCATGCCGAAGCACGACACCGCCCCCGAATCTCCCACCCCCACCCAGGAGTTGACGCCACCGTGA
- a CDS encoding condensation protein — MTAPLRIPFPVVDEVSRHCVQDEEPETVHIEVHLPGELEPGRLRKAFLEALRRHPRILMREAPGPWYRRRYEWELTDEPDVEVVSFAPPGPGALHDARTRTLTQAPPLTASPPVRLEVVNAPGTTESGGAGAALLLTVNHTALDGPACLRVLATAAEIYGGRDNSAAAPPVRRPEPARADAPDAPSSWSPPARVAPGTPDPGHRTGNGLIVSELPLPHRPKGAPYTVNDQLMVATALTLAHWNRGRGARPRPLRITMPVDDRPRDATMPIGNGTRLVEVPFALAELDTSDLPGLLHRTALRTRALKSLSRPQLGHGADLLTAPWAPVAARRVLARALRRAAAPLLSTTLLSNVGRIPYPLDFGEEAGSARAVWFSAPSRMPRGLTFTTASTAGRLHLSVRWSRALLGQADGAHLHDLFAHHLHSTEVTP, encoded by the coding sequence ATGACCGCACCCTTGCGTATCCCGTTCCCCGTGGTGGACGAGGTGTCCCGGCACTGCGTCCAGGACGAGGAACCGGAGACGGTGCACATCGAGGTGCACCTCCCCGGGGAACTGGAGCCCGGCCGCCTGCGCAAGGCGTTCCTGGAGGCCCTGCGCCGGCACCCGCGCATCCTCATGCGCGAGGCCCCGGGCCCCTGGTACCGGCGCCGCTACGAATGGGAGCTGACCGACGAGCCCGACGTGGAGGTGGTGAGCTTCGCGCCGCCGGGTCCGGGTGCCCTGCACGACGCCCGCACCCGCACCCTGACCCAGGCGCCCCCGCTCACCGCGTCCCCGCCGGTCCGGCTGGAGGTGGTGAACGCCCCGGGGACCACCGAGTCCGGCGGGGCGGGCGCCGCGCTGCTCCTCACCGTCAACCACACCGCGCTCGACGGCCCCGCCTGCCTGCGCGTCCTGGCCACCGCCGCCGAGATCTACGGCGGCAGGGACAACTCCGCCGCCGCACCGCCCGTACGGCGGCCCGAGCCCGCGCGGGCCGACGCGCCGGACGCGCCCTCCTCCTGGTCGCCGCCCGCCCGGGTGGCTCCCGGCACCCCGGACCCGGGCCACCGCACCGGCAACGGGCTGATCGTCTCCGAACTCCCGCTGCCGCACCGTCCCAAGGGAGCCCCGTACACCGTCAACGACCAGCTCATGGTCGCCACCGCCCTGACCCTCGCCCACTGGAACCGCGGACGCGGCGCCCGCCCGCGTCCGTTGCGCATCACCATGCCGGTGGACGACCGTCCCAGGGACGCCACGATGCCCATCGGCAACGGCACCCGGCTGGTCGAGGTCCCCTTCGCCCTCGCCGAGCTGGACACCTCCGACCTGCCCGGTCTGCTGCACCGCACCGCTCTGCGCACCCGCGCCCTGAAGTCCCTCTCCCGTCCCCAACTGGGCCACGGGGCCGACCTGCTGACCGCGCCCTGGGCTCCGGTCGCCGCCCGCCGGGTCCTCGCCCGCGCCCTGCGCAGGGCGGCGGCGCCCCTGCTGTCGACCACGCTGCTCAGCAACGTCGGCCGCATCCCGTACCCGCTGGACTTCGGCGAGGAGGCGGGCAGCGCCCGCGCGGTGTGGTTCTCGGCGCCGTCGCGGATGCCGCGCGGCCTCACCTTCACCACCGCCTCCACCGCGGGCCGGCTCCATCTGTCCGTGCGCTGGTCCCGGGCGCTGCTGGGGCAGGCGGACGGCGCCCACCTCCACGACCTCTTCGCGCACCATCTGCACTCCACGGAGGTGACCCCGTGA